The following are encoded together in the Lathyrus oleraceus cultivar Zhongwan6 chromosome 3, CAAS_Psat_ZW6_1.0, whole genome shotgun sequence genome:
- the LOC127127633 gene encoding metallothionein-like protein type 2 translates to MSCCGGNCGCGTSCKCGSGCGGCKMYADLSYTEATSSETLIMGVGSEKTQFESAEMGAENDGCKCGANCTCNPCTCK, encoded by the exons ATGTCTTGCTGTGGTGGAAACTGTGGTTGCGGTACTAGCTGCAAGTGCGGCTCTGGCTGCGGAGG GTGCAAGATGTATGCTGATTTGAGCTACACCGAGGCAACAAGCTCTGAGACACTGATCATGGGAGTTGGATCTGAGAAGACTCAATTTGAGAGTGCTGAGATGGGAGCTGAGAATGATGGCTGCAAATGTGGAGCAAACTGCACTTGCAACCCTTGCACCTGCAAATGA